A genomic window from Flavobacterium azooxidireducens includes:
- a CDS encoding glycosyltransferase family 9 protein encodes MKKILFLHDTDTSLKRGAELTITQLVALGNQLGYLVETDLLTNFEETKNKIEQSDLIVLNSTSRCRFEKKLLNYLVDEKISYIKIEFDYNFCIRRNILCTVDRGIRNCCDNEKYHLYHQVFGNAKMNAFQSPKHFEDHFAFYGESVANKIIMPPTVEVDKLQISELKNETVIPFFGDISYLKGGEALLDYALENPQLTFQVYGKNELRRDLPSNVFLNDYIPNEEVLKILSQSKYFFCKPVWPEPSGRLAAEAFLSGCEMITNDRVGTWSFDFYPNDKERAKQEMKETPQVFWDNVSQILNQNEAENVPDLGNVLVYKSYGGLGDIFFCLPSLINLKEVSKSVSFAVHPRLVSFFTKYFKEIIIVDEEKIKENEADFDKIIELGNYPAFRGYDLPHAIRYSTHKKVKQHSIQHHIDGLAKFHKNYSNQSKGYPYFERNTDYENPYYTVHPGAGFLLKIWPTESYAKLIEELHHLFPKLKCKIILGKEDPNPADFFTKEMPHIDYVTGGLDDIGKAMEGAFFHIGNDAGITHVAGAFNVPTVGIYGPTGPGSWGSFAKFNEIIWGKKGNCDLRCNYDVILNCPDRVCLSSTTVPRVLNALYSLLQKAYEEIAFDLKVNPLLEIDFSEKDCLLKINENELLIEYRDLSMKNSVEEILKGNFKENYSEEEESLIHVFIEQKVLFCIPELK; translated from the coding sequence TTGAAGAAAATTCTTTTTTTACACGATACCGACACCTCTTTAAAACGTGGTGCTGAATTAACTATAACCCAATTGGTCGCTCTTGGCAATCAATTGGGTTACTTAGTTGAGACTGATTTGTTGACTAATTTTGAAGAAACAAAAAATAAAATTGAGCAATCCGATTTAATTGTTTTGAATAGTACTTCTCGTTGTCGATTTGAAAAAAAATTGCTTAATTATTTAGTTGATGAAAAAATAAGTTACATCAAAATTGAATTTGATTATAATTTTTGCATTCGAAGAAACATTTTATGCACCGTTGACAGAGGAATCAGAAATTGTTGCGACAACGAAAAATACCATTTATACCATCAAGTTTTTGGAAATGCAAAGATGAACGCTTTTCAATCTCCAAAACATTTTGAAGATCATTTTGCTTTTTATGGCGAATCTGTTGCTAATAAAATTATTATGCCTCCTACAGTTGAGGTGGACAAATTGCAAATTTCTGAACTAAAAAATGAAACTGTCATTCCTTTCTTTGGTGATATTAGCTATTTAAAAGGTGGTGAAGCTTTACTTGATTATGCTCTGGAAAATCCGCAATTGACATTTCAAGTGTATGGGAAAAATGAATTGAGAAGAGATTTACCTTCCAATGTTTTTTTGAATGATTATATTCCAAATGAAGAAGTTCTAAAAATTCTTAGTCAATCAAAGTACTTTTTCTGTAAACCGGTTTGGCCGGAACCTTCCGGAAGATTGGCTGCAGAAGCTTTTTTGTCAGGCTGTGAAATGATTACCAACGACAGAGTGGGAACGTGGTCTTTCGATTTTTATCCCAATGATAAAGAAAGAGCCAAACAGGAAATGAAAGAAACCCCACAAGTTTTTTGGGATAATGTGAGTCAAATTTTAAATCAAAATGAAGCTGAAAATGTCCCTGATTTGGGTAATGTTTTGGTGTATAAAAGCTATGGCGGTTTGGGCGATATTTTCTTTTGTTTGCCCAGTTTAATCAATTTAAAAGAAGTTTCAAAATCGGTTAGTTTTGCGGTTCATCCAAGATTAGTTTCTTTCTTTACGAAGTATTTTAAAGAGATTATCATTGTTGATGAAGAAAAAATCAAAGAAAATGAAGCCGATTTTGATAAAATCATCGAATTAGGAAATTATCCTGCATTTCGAGGTTATGATTTGCCACATGCAATCAGATATTCAACACATAAAAAAGTTAAACAGCATTCCATTCAGCATCATATTGACGGATTAGCAAAATTCCATAAAAATTATTCCAATCAAAGTAAAGGTTATCCTTATTTTGAAAGGAATACCGATTACGAAAATCCGTATTACACTGTTCATCCGGGTGCCGGTTTTTTACTAAAAATATGGCCAACGGAAAGTTATGCCAAATTAATTGAGGAGTTACATCATTTGTTTCCAAAACTAAAATGTAAAATTATTTTAGGGAAAGAAGATCCAAATCCCGCTGATTTTTTTACCAAAGAAATGCCTCATATCGACTATGTTACCGGAGGTTTAGATGATATTGGTAAAGCCATGGAAGGTGCCTTTTTCCACATTGGAAACGATGCCGGAATTACCCACGTCGCCGGAGCATTCAACGTACCAACAGTAGGAATTTACGGTCCAACCGGTCCCGGTTCTTGGGGAAGTTTTGCCAAGTTTAACGAAATTATCTGGGGCAAAAAAGGCAATTGCGATTTGCGATGCAATTATGATGTCATTCTAAATTGTCCTGATCGGGTTTGTTTGTCTTCCACAACGGTTCCGCGTGTTTTAAACGCGTTGTATTCACTTTTGCAGAAAGCCTATGAAGAAATTGCTTTCGATTTAAAGGTGAACCCACTTTTAGAAATAGATTTTTCTGAAAAAGATTGCTTACTCAAAATCAATGAGAACGAATTGTTGATTGAGTACCGCGACTTATCTATGAAGAATTCCGTAGAAGAAATTTTAAAAGGAAATTTCAAAGAAAATTATTCAGAGGAAGAAGAATCACTTATTCACGTTTTTATCGAACAAAAAGTGCTATTTTGTATTCCTGAATTGAAATAA
- a CDS encoding BrxA/BrxB family bacilliredoxin gives MYPEEMVKPMRAELSEVGFQELYSAEAVENAISQKGTTLVVVNSVCGCAARNARPGAKMSLDGSKKPDQLVTVFAGVDKDAVDAARQHMFPFPPSSPSMALFKDGELVHMLERHHIEGRPAEMIAENLKDAYNEFC, from the coding sequence ATGTATCCAGAAGAAATGGTAAAACCAATGAGAGCCGAATTATCGGAAGTAGGTTTTCAAGAATTATATAGTGCAGAAGCGGTAGAAAATGCAATTTCACAAAAAGGAACAACGTTGGTAGTTGTGAATTCAGTTTGCGGATGTGCTGCCAGAAATGCAAGACCGGGAGCAAAAATGAGTTTAGACGGGTCTAAAAAACCGGACCAATTAGTGACTGTTTTTGCCGGTGTTGACAAAGATGCCGTTGATGCAGCGAGACAACACATGTTTCCTTTTCCACCATCGTCGCCAAGTATGGCTTTGTTTAAAGATGGCGAATTGGTTCACATGTTAGAACGTCATCACATTGAAGGTCGTCCTGCGGAAATGATAGCAGAGAATTTAAAAGATGCTTATAACGAGTTTTGTTAA